A stretch of bacterium DNA encodes these proteins:
- a CDS encoding efflux RND transporter permease subunit: MIEKIISFFLKRHLLANLIFITIFLGGIIAWNNTGKEEMPDIEFDHANVVARYPGATAEEIEHFLTKPLEEQVKGLDGVYRVTSTISDGSTNISIDFEKGYPNLDEALMEVKNAVLEVNLPDDVVDEPEVHVWKTSKMAIIDIVLIDTQQHLLDNGSRKRLQQYVYTLEQQLLNLPEVNSIEKSGYLQEEIQIMIKPEKLKEFDIPFNTVMQEVKNSHIRQPAGSIEAKDEPKVTLLSELDTVEKLENFVIQGGFDGQFVRLKDVADINHSFKKNDSILKVNGHEGVVIRVVKNSSYGILEALEAVKKQIKTFHDNNLKDTKIELIALDDASVDLKNRLSIVMTNGLLGFILILIALFIFLNFRAAIWVAMGIPFTFCFAMICLFMYGYTINNITLAAVIIVLGMIVDDAIVVSENITRLRLEGVPSEQAAIKGTAFVFIPVVASILTTCVAFVPLFFFQGRFGKMLVFIPPVIFFMLGASLFESLFILPGHMHLNLSVFKKKTFRQTEEHWFNRIEDKYAKLLNKLLSFKWRIFLVFVLLLIFSGYIVKTKMKYVMFPREETREISLTGEAGEQADKYETAKLTMQVEEVIESYLGKEVIGFKTQIARSRWGRAVQENKFQMGVEILPKEKRRKSADQIIREWEKSFADIKGLKDIQVTKSRWGHASGSPIELIVQENDDQVRDTVAQELASIMKKHPALENVEIEKPLDNQEYKISLNREKIKRLSITPSDVSSTLRAALEGTVIYEILQGDEDIDVRFTIIEQAKADIERVLDIPIENAGKYLVPLRDIVDVKQTVTPNSIERKDSKRITTIFADIKKGAGLTPVEIAEQLEDREFPNILSKHPTLLLNFEGEVKDTRESKGDFASSIIMAILLIYIILVLILNSLLKPIIILLAIPFGIVGVVLAFWLHGKVLFGFFAAIGVIGLAGVVVNDAIIMLVKLEKTFDSTKGRAGLNERISSIAKTRLRAIVLTTLTTVAGLLPTAYGFTGYDAMLAEMMLALCWGLIFSTVITLILVPCMYSVIKEIQVKLGKL; encoded by the coding sequence GCCGAGGAAATCGAGCATTTTCTTACCAAGCCGCTGGAAGAGCAGGTAAAAGGGCTTGATGGTGTTTATCGGGTTACCAGTACTATCAGTGATGGGAGCACTAACATAAGTATTGATTTTGAGAAGGGTTATCCTAATCTTGATGAAGCCCTGATGGAAGTAAAAAACGCGGTGCTCGAGGTGAATCTGCCTGATGATGTGGTTGATGAGCCGGAGGTGCATGTCTGGAAGACCTCCAAAATGGCGATCATTGATATAGTATTAATTGATACCCAGCAACACCTTCTTGATAATGGCTCACGCAAACGTCTGCAGCAATATGTGTATACCCTTGAGCAGCAGCTTTTGAACTTGCCTGAAGTCAACAGTATAGAAAAATCCGGCTATCTTCAGGAAGAGATCCAGATAATGATTAAACCGGAAAAATTAAAGGAATTTGATATTCCTTTTAATACTGTGATGCAGGAAGTCAAGAACAGTCATATCCGTCAGCCTGCCGGGAGCATAGAAGCAAAGGATGAGCCGAAAGTAACATTGCTCTCTGAGCTTGATACAGTCGAAAAATTAGAAAATTTTGTAATACAAGGCGGTTTTGATGGTCAATTTGTCAGGCTCAAAGATGTAGCCGATATTAATCATAGCTTTAAAAAGAATGATTCAATACTTAAAGTTAATGGCCATGAAGGCGTAGTCATCAGAGTGGTTAAAAACAGTTCTTACGGTATACTTGAGGCGCTTGAGGCGGTAAAAAAACAAATTAAGACTTTTCACGATAATAACCTCAAGGACACGAAAATTGAGCTTATTGCGCTGGATGATGCATCTGTGGATTTGAAAAACAGATTATCTATTGTTATGACAAATGGTTTATTAGGATTTATATTGATACTGATTGCACTTTTCATCTTTTTGAATTTCAGAGCAGCCATCTGGGTAGCGATGGGTATTCCCTTTACGTTTTGTTTCGCGATGATTTGTTTGTTTATGTACGGTTACACGATTAACAATATAACTCTTGCCGCAGTGATCATAGTTTTAGGTATGATCGTCGATGACGCTATTGTGGTTTCTGAGAATATTACTCGTCTGCGCCTGGAAGGGGTGCCGTCTGAGCAAGCCGCAATCAAGGGGACCGCGTTTGTTTTTATTCCGGTGGTGGCGAGTATTTTAACTACTTGTGTCGCTTTTGTTCCTCTTTTTTTCTTTCAGGGCCGCTTTGGTAAGATGCTTGTCTTTATCCCGCCGGTCATATTTTTTATGCTTGGAGCGAGCCTTTTTGAATCATTATTTATCCTTCCCGGGCATATGCACCTAAATCTTTCGGTATTCAAGAAAAAAACATTTCGCCAGACCGAAGAGCACTGGTTTAATAGAATAGAAGATAAATATGCTAAACTCTTAAATAAGCTTCTTTCTTTTAAATGGCGTATATTTTTAGTTTTTGTCTTGCTGCTTATTTTCTCAGGGTATATCGTTAAGACAAAGATGAAGTATGTTATGTTTCCGCGTGAGGAGACCAGGGAGATTTCTTTAACCGGCGAGGCTGGTGAGCAGGCGGATAAATATGAAACTGCTAAGCTTACCATGCAGGTTGAGGAGGTGATCGAGTCTTACCTTGGGAAAGAAGTTATAGGTTTCAAGACGCAGATAGCCAGGAGCAGGTGGGGCAGAGCGGTACAGGAGAATAAATTTCAAATGGGTGTTGAAATTCTGCCGAAAGAGAAGCGTAGAAAATCAGCTGATCAGATAATTAGGGAGTGGGAGAAGAGCTTCGCAGATATTAAAGGCCTTAAAGATATACAAGTCACAAAGAGCCGATGGGGGCACGCGTCAGGGAGCCCGATAGAGCTGATCGTTCAGGAGAATGATGATCAGGTAAGAGACACGGTCGCTCAAGAGCTTGCCAGCATAATGAAAAAGCATCCGGCGCTTGAGAATGTTGAAATAGAGAAGCCTTTAGATAATCAGGAATACAAGATCAGTCTTAATCGTGAAAAGATCAAGCGTTTATCCATAACCCCGAGTGATGTTTCTTCCACTCTTAGAGCGGCGCTTGAAGGAACGGTTATTTATGAAATACTGCAAGGCGATGAAGATATAGATGTTCGATTTACTATTATTGAGCAGGCCAAGGCTGATATTGAGCGTGTTCTTGATATTCCTATAGAGAATGCGGGCAAATACTTGGTCCCTTTAAGAGATATAGTGGATGTTAAACAGACTGTCACGCCGAATTCTATTGAAAGAAAAGACTCAAAAAGGATTACAACTATCTTTGCTGATATCAAAAAAGGAGCCGGCCTGACGCCTGTTGAAATAGCTGAGCAGCTTGAAGATAGAGAGTTCCCTAACATATTATCTAAGCACCCTACGCTTTTGCTTAATTTCGAAGGGGAAGTTAAGGATACGCGTGAGAGTAAGGGGGATTTTGCCAGTTCCATAATTATGGCAATATTGCTCATATATATTATCCTTGTTTTAATATTGAATTCATTATTGAAGCCGATTATTATTCTGCTGGCGATCCCTTTTGGTATTGTTGGGGTAGTACTGGCCTTCTGGCTGCATGGTAAAGTCTTGTTTGGTTTCTTCGCGGCCATTGGCGTGATCGGATTGGCAGGTGTCGTGGTTAATGATGCTATAATCATGCTGGTAAAGTTAGAGAAGACTTTTGATAGCACTAAGGGGAGGGCGGGTTTAAATGAGCGGATCTCTTCGATAGCGAAAACCAGGTTAAGAGCGATAGTATTGACTACGCTTACGACCGTTGCCGGGCTTCTTCCTACTGCCTATGGATTTACCGGATATGACGCTATGCTGGCGGAGATGATGCTTGCTCTTTGCTGGGGTTTGATTTTCAGTACCGTGATCACGCTTATTTTAGTTCCTTGTATGTATAGCGTGATTAAAGAAATTCAGGTTAAATTAGGAAAGCTGTGA
- a CDS encoding TolC family protein codes for MKKILLIFFIVFFLFIERHAAYSQDVSARDISLKGFIKEAYANDTVFQKILIDQLNLKYQKALKIPAGDLVLSVASQYNAYLDIDESEVDNSLSLSKLFPYLGTAITADYTSSDPSSSTPVTSEIDAYISQPIAENAFGRDTRLLSKIIGVETEVAKHQIVEAYEDYLATLIQTYLDWFSAYKNVETAQNSYNENMKLLENIKQRQSSHIALAIDVNKVKLQVLVKKENLISLENQYEQYLNIVKQAMRYKEEARLSPQDPCDYDNIAVDFNDGYARFCRESRTYQVLSLLGEKSLLQVDRDADKLLPSIELKIGYLVEGEEYDLRQDTRTAYGKVEVEWPIIGQKERAQHKLSKIALRKQQLSNQGTYAGLRTKLKNIYDAIVREKELITIADKKIRLAEDIVRDETRNYSYGKVTLNDFIDQINELEDNKFNKINHIIQLRKLIIEWMRLTDNLITKDEAKELNN; via the coding sequence GTGAAAAAAATACTATTAATTTTCTTTATTGTTTTCTTTCTATTTATCGAGAGACACGCGGCGTATTCTCAGGATGTTTCAGCCCGCGATATTTCGCTTAAGGGATTCATTAAAGAGGCATACGCGAATGATACCGTATTTCAAAAGATCCTTATTGACCAGCTTAATCTCAAGTATCAAAAAGCGCTGAAGATTCCTGCGGGAGATTTAGTGCTTTCTGTTGCTAGTCAGTATAATGCTTATCTTGATATCGATGAGAGCGAGGTGGATAACTCTTTGTCGTTAAGCAAATTATTCCCTTATCTAGGAACTGCGATTACCGCTGACTATACTTCATCTGACCCATCATCGTCTACTCCGGTTACCTCAGAAATAGATGCTTATATTTCACAGCCGATCGCTGAAAATGCCTTTGGCAGGGATACCCGTCTTTTGAGTAAAATCATTGGCGTTGAAACTGAGGTAGCTAAGCATCAGATTGTTGAGGCCTATGAGGATTATTTAGCAACGCTTATTCAGACATATCTTGATTGGTTTTCAGCTTACAAAAATGTTGAAACGGCTCAAAATTCCTATAACGAAAATATGAAATTGCTGGAAAACATTAAACAGCGCCAGAGCAGCCATATTGCTCTTGCGATTGATGTGAATAAAGTTAAATTACAGGTGCTAGTGAAAAAAGAAAATTTGATTTCCCTTGAGAATCAGTATGAACAGTATTTAAATATCGTTAAGCAGGCGATGCGCTATAAAGAAGAGGCGCGGCTTAGTCCCCAGGATCCTTGCGACTACGACAATATCGCAGTTGATTTTAATGATGGCTACGCTCGGTTTTGCCGAGAGAGCAGAACTTATCAGGTGCTTTCTTTGCTTGGAGAAAAGAGCTTGCTTCAAGTGGATAGAGATGCTGATAAGCTTCTACCTTCAATTGAGCTAAAAATTGGCTATTTGGTGGAAGGAGAAGAGTATGATCTGCGGCAAGATACAAGGACAGCCTATGGCAAGGTTGAGGTGGAGTGGCCGATTATTGGGCAGAAAGAACGCGCGCAACATAAGCTTTCCAAGATCGCTCTCCGGAAACAGCAATTATCTAATCAGGGGACCTATGCCGGCCTGCGTACAAAATTAAAGAATATTTACGACGCGATAGTACGGGAAAAAGAATTGATCACTATCGCGGATAAGAAAATACGCTTAGCCGAAGATATTGTAAGAGATGAAACTAGAAATTATTCATACGGAAAAGTAACTTTAAATGACTTTATTGATCAGATAAATGAACTAGAAGATAATAAGTTCAACAAAATTAATCATATCATCCAATTACGCAAGTTGATTATTGAATGGATGCGCTTAACCGATAATTTGATCACCAAAGACGAAGCAAAAGAGCTTAACAATTAG
- a CDS encoding radical SAM protein → MKIKLIYPTWPKLMDQTEFNLPPHGPVCFAATVSDDIEISFCDENVEKLDFSEDADLIVLSVMLTCQMPRAWEISDWYRAHGKKVVFGGIATMLHAEETISHADSVFLGEAEGRIDKVIDDFKKGRMEKMYDFFHNFPDMNIIGTARRSILKSELYNFRGVQMVDLVHASRGCRFNCFPCCTPYLGGRKFRPRPIDAVVRELESIDNNRLFFVDNSMAQNDEWERELFKAIAPLKKKWISHPIKDDDEILTLAAKAGCWYVYQAIIDTSDHIRRRVKRLQEHGIGVEGTVILGLDYHDEDYIKRLVDFLLEIDLDLAEFTILTPFPHAPIRAQLEKENRILHNNWIQYTTGEVVFKPAKMTVDSLQSMYHYAWETFYSDCSREIKMAKLFLKVIEKEKKDGTYKRARLNANRAWP, encoded by the coding sequence ATGAAGATAAAACTAATATATCCCACATGGCCGAAACTAATGGATCAGACGGAATTTAATCTGCCTCCTCATGGTCCTGTGTGTTTTGCAGCAACGGTAAGTGATGATATTGAAATATCTTTTTGTGATGAGAATGTTGAGAAACTTGATTTTTCTGAAGATGCAGACTTGATTGTGCTCTCAGTTATGCTGACATGCCAGATGCCCCGCGCATGGGAAATTAGCGATTGGTATCGAGCTCATGGTAAGAAGGTGGTGTTTGGCGGCATTGCAACAATGCTTCATGCGGAAGAGACAATATCTCACGCTGATAGTGTTTTTTTGGGAGAGGCTGAAGGCAGGATTGATAAGGTTATTGATGATTTTAAGAAAGGACGTATGGAAAAGATGTATGATTTTTTCCATAATTTTCCGGATATGAACATAATTGGCACTGCCAGACGCAGCATTCTGAAGAGTGAATTATATAATTTTCGCGGCGTACAGATGGTTGATCTGGTGCATGCGTCCAGAGGATGCCGATTTAATTGTTTTCCTTGCTGCACACCATATTTGGGAGGGCGCAAATTCAGACCGCGTCCTATTGATGCAGTAGTGAGGGAACTGGAAAGTATTGACAATAACCGCCTGTTTTTTGTTGATAATTCTATGGCGCAGAACGATGAATGGGAGAGAGAACTGTTTAAGGCAATTGCTCCGTTAAAAAAGAAATGGATATCTCATCCCATAAAGGATGATGACGAAATATTGACGCTAGCCGCTAAAGCAGGATGTTGGTATGTATATCAGGCAATAATAGATACCTCAGATCATATTCGCAGAAGAGTCAAGCGGCTGCAGGAACATGGCATTGGGGTTGAAGGGACAGTTATTCTCGGGTTGGATTATCATGATGAAGATTACATAAAGAGATTAGTTGATTTTCTTCTTGAGATAGATCTTGACCTTGCCGAATTTACTATCCTTACTCCATTTCCTCATGCACCGATCAGAGCCCAGCTGGAAAAAGAAAACAGGATCCTTCATAATAACTGGATTCAGTACACAACAGGGGAAGTTGTGTTTAAACCGGCAAAAATGACTGTGGACTCTTTGCAAAGCATGTATCACTATGCGTGGGAAACCTTTTACTCTGACTGCAGCAGGGAAATAAAGATGGCAAAACTGTTTCTTAAAGTTATTGAAAAAGAAAAAAAAGATGGGACTTATAAAAGAGCCAGATTGAATGCTAATCGAGCGTGGCCATGA